Proteins encoded in a region of the Cygnus olor isolate bCygOlo1 chromosome 4, bCygOlo1.pri.v2, whole genome shotgun sequence genome:
- the LOC121069043 gene encoding 16 kDa beta-galactoside-binding lectin isoform X1: MEQGLVVTQLDVEPGECIKVKGKILSDAKGFAVNVGKDSGTLVLHFNPRFDCHGDINTVVCNSKEDGTWGEEDRKADFPFQHGDKIEICISFDATEVKVKLPEAEFEFPNRLGMEKIQYLAVEGPSEIGWKLKDLPQAREARLHASLRARHQLQPVERVR; this comes from the exons ATGGAGCAA GGACTGGTTGTTACTCAGCTGGATGTCGAGCCTGGAGAGTGCATCAAGGTCAAAGGGAAGATCCTGTCTGATGCCAAAGG GTTTGCTGTGAACGTGGGGAAGGACAGCGGCACCCTCGTGCTGCACTTCAACCCTCGCTTCGACTGCCATGGGGATATCAACACTGTCGTGTGCAACTCGAAGGAGGACGGCACGTGGGGCGAGGAGGACAGGAAGGCTGACTTCCCCTTCCAGCACGGTGACAAGATTGAG ATCTGTATTTCCTTCGATGCAACAGAGGTAAAGGTGAAGCTGCCTGAAGCGGAGTTCGAGTTTCCCAATCGGCTGGGCATGGAGAAAATTCAATACCTGGCTGTGGAGG gtCCCTCAGAAATTGGCTGGAAATTGAAG GATTTGCCTCAAGCTAGAGAAGCAAGACTGCATGCTTCACTCCGTGCCAGGCATCAATTGCAGCCAGTTGAACGGGTCAGGTAG
- the LOC121069043 gene encoding 16 kDa beta-galactoside-binding lectin isoform X2, with amino-acid sequence MEQGLVVTQLDVEPGECIKVKGKILSDAKGFAVNVGKDSGTLVLHFNPRFDCHGDINTVVCNSKEDGTWGEEDRKADFPFQHGDKIEICISFDATEVKVKLPEAEFEFPNRLGMEKIQYLAVEGDFKVKAIKFS; translated from the exons ATGGAGCAA GGACTGGTTGTTACTCAGCTGGATGTCGAGCCTGGAGAGTGCATCAAGGTCAAAGGGAAGATCCTGTCTGATGCCAAAGG GTTTGCTGTGAACGTGGGGAAGGACAGCGGCACCCTCGTGCTGCACTTCAACCCTCGCTTCGACTGCCATGGGGATATCAACACTGTCGTGTGCAACTCGAAGGAGGACGGCACGTGGGGCGAGGAGGACAGGAAGGCTGACTTCCCCTTCCAGCACGGTGACAAGATTGAG ATCTGTATTTCCTTCGATGCAACAGAGGTAAAGGTGAAGCTGCCTGAAGCGGAGTTCGAGTTTCCCAATCGGCTGGGCATGGAGAAAATTCAATACCTGGCTGTGGAGGGTGACTTTAAAGTCAAAGCCATTAAGTTTAGCTAA